From the genome of Candidatus Eisenbacteria bacterium, one region includes:
- the rimO gene encoding 30S ribosomal protein S12 methylthiotransferase RimO yields MSRAAIPPALAFVTLGCPKNQVDSENMLGLLVRDGFRTVGDPGDADVAVVNTCAFLQSAVKESRAAIAEVAALKARGKLRGLIVTGCLAQRAGEGLLADFPAVDAVLGTGQWRDVVQVARRVLEGDATRTAVTASPGGALDPDTPRALSTPRHLAYLKISEGCDHRCTFCIIPHLRGDQRSRPVAEVVAEARRLASHGVREINLIGQDTTGYGTDLPGRPTLADLLEALDEVETLRWIRVQYTYPRLWSDRLIEVWARAKRVVPYVDMPLQHIAQDMLRTMARAMTETQTRELVQRIKRGIPGVAFRTNFIVGFPGETEEHFETLERYVAEEGFDHVVVFDYEREPETPSHSMTGQVPVRKRKHRRARLLARQQQLSRERLARRVGERIEVMIDGEAGRGQWAARTAGQACEVDSGVVVEGDGLTPGECVPVRVIGASAYDLFARVEPAETHGLKVLGG; encoded by the coding sequence GTGAGCCGCGCCGCGATACCGCCGGCGCTCGCGTTCGTGACGCTCGGGTGCCCCAAGAACCAGGTCGACTCCGAAAACATGCTGGGTCTGCTGGTGCGCGACGGCTTCCGAACCGTCGGTGATCCGGGCGACGCGGACGTCGCGGTGGTGAACACCTGCGCGTTCCTGCAGAGCGCGGTCAAGGAGTCGCGCGCGGCGATCGCGGAGGTCGCGGCGCTCAAGGCGCGCGGGAAGTTGCGCGGTCTGATCGTGACGGGTTGCCTCGCTCAGCGAGCGGGCGAGGGGCTGCTCGCCGACTTTCCGGCGGTCGACGCGGTGCTCGGCACCGGCCAGTGGCGTGACGTGGTGCAGGTCGCGCGACGCGTGCTCGAAGGCGACGCGACGCGCACGGCGGTCACCGCCTCACCGGGAGGTGCACTCGATCCCGATACGCCGCGCGCGCTTTCAACTCCGCGTCACCTCGCCTACCTGAAGATCTCGGAAGGCTGCGACCATCGGTGCACGTTCTGTATCATTCCGCACCTGCGCGGCGATCAGCGCAGCCGGCCGGTCGCCGAAGTGGTGGCGGAGGCGCGGCGACTCGCTTCGCACGGCGTGCGCGAGATCAACCTGATCGGGCAGGACACGACCGGCTACGGCACCGATCTGCCGGGTCGGCCGACGCTCGCGGATCTGCTCGAGGCGCTCGACGAAGTCGAGACGCTGCGATGGATCCGCGTTCAGTACACGTATCCGCGACTGTGGAGCGATCGGCTGATCGAGGTGTGGGCGCGCGCGAAGCGGGTGGTGCCCTACGTCGACATGCCGCTTCAGCACATTGCTCAGGACATGCTTCGAACCATGGCGCGCGCAATGACCGAGACGCAGACCCGCGAGCTGGTGCAGCGCATCAAGCGTGGCATCCCGGGCGTCGCGTTTCGTACCAACTTCATCGTCGGCTTCCCGGGCGAAACCGAGGAACACTTCGAAACGCTCGAACGCTACGTGGCCGAGGAGGGCTTCGATCACGTGGTGGTGTTCGACTACGAGCGCGAGCCCGAAACGCCGTCGCACTCGATGACGGGACAGGTGCCGGTGCGGAAGCGCAAGCATCGCCGCGCGCGCCTGCTGGCGCGCCAGCAGCAGCTTTCGCGCGAGCGCCTCGCGCGCCGGGTGGGCGAACGCATCGAGGTGATGATCGACGGCGAGGCGGGCCGCGGACAATGGGCGGCCCGGACCGCCGGACAGGCATGCGAGGTCGACAGCGGAGTGGTGGTGGAAGGCGACGGCCTCACGCCCGGCGAGTGTGTGCCGGTGCGCGTGATCGGGGCTTCCGCCTACGATCTGTTCGCTCGCGTCGAGCCCGCAGAAACGCACGGTCTCAAGGTCCTGGGAGGATGA